The genomic window CCTCAATTATGACTTTATTCACGGGCGCTATTATTACCTCCGAACCAATCCTTTACCATAATTACTACTTCGCGCAATTGGGAAGATTTTATCCTATCTTTGCCTCCTTGTTATTTGTGGTCTGTATCCTCTCTTATCGCAACATCTTCATCTATGCCAATAAGCTGGAAGACCGGGCATTGCAGATCATCATGCCGGTTGGTCTTGGATTGTGCCTGCTATGTGGCCTGCTTGATTATGGTGGTAAACTACGCGGGAGCCCATTGTTACCTGGCTTTGAAAATACTTTTTCTTTGGGGATGGTGATCATCAGTCTTTCCTTTGGTATCTTCATTCTGGTTAATTATGCCCGCCTTATTCGGGAATACCACCGGTCATTAGCGAATCTGGAATTCCTGTTGCAAAAGAACGTAAAGAGTTTTGATGAATTTGTTCAGTTGATTGCCCGCACGATTGATGCCAAGGATAAATACACCGCTGGCCACTCCCTGAGGGTAGCAGAATATGCGGTCCGGATCGCCCGCCGTTTAAATCTTGAAGAACGACAGATCGAACTTTTACGCAAAGCCTGCCTTCTCCACGATATCGGCAAAATTGGTATTCCGGATGGCGTCCTCAACAAAAAATCTCCATTGACTGATAAAGAACGCTCTTACATCTTTCGACATCCGATATTGGGGAAGGAGATTTTGAGTCAGATGAGTGAATTTCATGAGATCCTTGATATCATATATTTTCATCACGAGCACTATAATGGTTCTGGATATCCCCACGGTTTAAAAGAAGATGAAATTCCTCTTTTAGCCCGGATTCTGGCGGTGGCGGATGCCTACGATGCGATGCTTTCGGAAAGGCCTTATCGTCCACCGAAGACTAAGCTGGAGGCGATAAAAGAGTTGCTGAATTTTAGCGGTAAGCAATTTGACCCGTATGTAGTGGAAAAATTTATTGAATCATTGTACCAAGAAAATTGCGAGATTTCACCGGATAATCTCCCTGATTAAGTATCGGTAATTAGGCTTTTTGCCAATCAAAAACACCGAGGGTAATTCATTGAGGATTGCTTCTGCCTTTTGTTTATCATCAGAGAAGATTTCTACCAGCGGTTCTCCCTTATCAACCCGTGCCCCTGTCTTTTTGTAAATTCTAAAACCACAACCCGGGTCGATCTGGTCTTCCTTTTTTAATCGCCCAGCCCCCAGTTTCGTCGCTAAAATACCCAGTTTTTGTGTATCAATCCTTTGGATATAACCACTCTTTTGTGCATGAAATAGACGGCGCTTTTGGGCGATGGGTAGTCTTCCGTAGTCTTCTATCACTTGCGCATCACCTCCCTGGGCAATGATGATCTCCTTGAACTTCCTCAATGCCTCACCCCTCACAATTTTTTCTTTTAAAAGTCTTGTTCCTCCCTTTACTTCCGCAAGCTTAAGCATCAGTAATGCAAGGGTGAAGGTGAGTTCCATTAGGTCTGGAGGACCTTTTCCTTTTAGGCATTCGATCGCCTCCATAACCTCCAGGGCATTACCCACATAAGCACCCAGGGGATCATTCATGTCGGTCAAAACAGCGATCGTTTTTACTCCGAATTTCTTGCCGGTCTGGACCAGATAATGGGCAAGTTGTTTTGCTTTTTTATAATCTTTCATAAATGCGCCATTGCCGAATTTTACATCCAGCACCAGACCATCAAGGTTTTCAGCAAGCTTTTTGGACATGATACTGGCTGTGATCAACGGAATAGATTCAACCGTGGCAGTGACATCCCGTAGACTGTAAATTAATCGGTCTGCCGGTGCAATCTCCTGGGTTTGTCCAATAAAACCAGCATTGATTGTTTTTAGCTGTTTTTTAAATTCCGTCAAACTCAGATCGGTTCTGAATTTAGGAATTGCCTCCAGTTTATCCAGGGTACCTCCGGTATGACCCAAACTCCGACCGGAAATCATGGGTATACAGATACCACAGCTGGCAACGAGCGGGGTGAGAATTAGGGAGATTTTGTCGCCTACCCCGCCGGTGGAGTGTTTGTCTATCTTTGGCAGTTTAATGTCTGATAAATCGAGAATGGAGCCGGATTGGAGCATGGCTTTGGTTAAAAAGGTTGTTTCTTCAAAATCCATACCTTGAAAATAGACCGCCATTAGGAAGGCAGCGAATTGATAATCAGGGATCAGACCGGCGGTATAATCATTAATCAATGATTCAATCTCAGAAGCATCGAGTTTCTCCCCGTTTCTTTTTTTGATGAGGATATCAAGGAAATTATATCCCATCACGATTATTATATCCGTGGGCTAAAGAAAAATCAACGGTCTAATATCGATAAAAAGTTGACAAAGATTAAAGGGGTGGGTATAATTTATCAAATTAAGAGAAAAGGAGTCCAAATGGGATATTTGTTGATGGGATTTATGATACTTGCAGCAAGCAGAGGACATGAGACTAAGGTTGGTCAGACAATCGTCTGGTCATTTGAAACGGGATGGCAAGACTGGACACACACCAGTAGCTATCAATTCCCCAATGCCTGGGGTATCGCAAGCTCCAATCTATACCCGGGTTGGAGACCACCTGATGCCCAAGATTTCTGTTTATGGTTTGATGATGCATCGGCTGGTCCTGGCGCACCTGTGTTTAAAGATACTGCCCTTTCTCCGCTCATTGTTCCGGATTCCACCACCACCTGGTTAAAATGGGGTGTAACATACAATTTCTTCGGCGGTGCAGAACGGTTAGAGATGGGGATTAAATATTTTGATGATAGCACCTGGCGTGTCGTGCCTTTAAGAATTTACACCTCCGATGTTTTAGGGCAATGGGATTCGGCAGATGTTAGTGCCTATAAGATCTATCCAAAAATCCAGGTTTATGTCTACTATGATGACGGCGGTGGCTGGCAATGGTATGGGGCAATTGACAATGTAACGATAAATGGAATGTTATACATACCGGACCATGATGTGGGCACGATTGCCATTCTTCAACCTCCGGAGAATCTGCTGCCCCATACGATATATCATCCTACCGCAATATTTAAAAACTTCGGAGGGAATCAAGAGGTTTTCCAGGGCCACTTTCAAATCGACTCTTCAGGGATTGTTATCTATCACCGCATTCAGAATGTAACTCTTTATCCGGGCGCGGATACTACCATCACCTTTGACGAATGGAGGAGTGGTGTCAATGTCGGTATGTCTTACTTATTCAAAGCATTTACCGTTTTAACCAGTGATATGAATCCCCTGAATGATACATTGGTGAAAACTGGTATCGTTAATCAAACATTCTGGGAGATTCTGCCGGCTCAGTTTCCACAGCCGAGCTCCGGGCACTCCCTGGCAACATTGCATAATGGTCGATATATGGTATTCGGACTCAATACCTCAGCGGGTTATACCCATCAGACCTGGATTTATGAGATAAATTCAGATCAGTGGATTGCGGGACCAATCAATCCCTATGGGTGTGGGGCTTACGGAACAGCCCAGGGGGTTCGGGGTAAATATTACCGGATAGGTGGTACTGATTCTTGGCCCACACCCATAGCCCGGGTCGAGATCTACGATCCTGTTTCTTCACAGTGGACAAGGGGTGCAGATTGTCCGATGGCTAATATTGATATGGTTTCTGGTGTTTATAAAGATTCCCTCATTTTCACTTTCGGAGGTGGTAACTGGGGAGGCATCGTCTTACCCCATACCAATGTTTACTTTTATGATACATACCTTGATAATTGGAGCCAAGCGACCAATATCCCTGGTCCGGGTCGGGGTTGTGCAGCAGGTGGAATAATTGATACCTTTGCTATTGTGGCCTGTGGCTATGATGGTTCAGCGGTCTACCGGAGTGATTATATTGTGGGCAGGATAAACCCCAATAACTGCGCACAAATCAACTGGAGCACACCTGCACTGATCCCGGGAATGGTGGGTCGGTATCGGGTGCCCAGTGGTATAGACCGGATAAACAAAGAGCTCTGGCTTGTTTGTGGCCAGATAACCGGAGGGACCAGCGATGAGATCTGGTCTTATAACCCATACACCAATACCTGGACAAACTGGAATAGACCAAAACCACATCCAGTAGGAAATGTTTCACCAATCGTGGTGACCCTGACGGCACTGGGCGACTTAGGTATATTTATTGCCAGTGGTTACTTGGGCGGAACTTTGATTTCGGAGCACGAAGTTTTCCATACTGGCTATTCTCCAGGCATTGAGGAAAACTTTTCCCTTGAAAAAAATCCATCGCAGGTTCTCATCAAGTTGCCTAACCCGACAGGCGCACATGTTCCAATCACTTATACTACCACTAAAACCGGCACAGTCACCCTGCATATTTACGATGTCACGGGCCGGCTGGTGCGGCGGCTGGTCAATCGGGTGCATGAGCCTGCCGGGGCAAAGACTGTTTACTGGGATGGTGAGGATGATCACAAAAGGTGCGTTCCCGGTGGGATTTACTTTATAAAACTTGAGGCGGAAAATAGAGTGATTAGTAAAAAATTTGTTCTTATCAGATAACTGAATTTTTGCTAATCCTCTAAACCGAAAACACCTCAATGTTAAAATTCTCTTTGAATGATCTGCATACGGTGCGGTTTTTTGTGAGTCAGAATAGAAAAAGAACCAGATGAAAAAGATTATGGAAACGGGATTAAGCGCATCCGGAAATCTTGCCTGAATCTTCTCCACTAAAATGTTTTATTTAGTGACAATAAAATCTATTTCGGAGAATGTCTGGCTGTTCTCCTCTCGTAGCGCAGGGCTTTAGCCTTGCAAGAATTAAAGAATGCAAACCCGAAGATTTGTCCTACACTGATAATTGTATATAAATAAAAGTTTTTCTCTGCCATTGATAGCCCATTAGGTGTGAAAGATAACTTCAAGAGAGTGGAGAGGACTCAGAAATCGACTAAGTCCTCTCCACTCTCTGTCAAATCATTTTTATGCGCTAAATTATTAGCGGTAGCCGCACCCTTCAGGGTGCGAAATACCCTGGGATTTAAAAACATTTATCCGCAGGCTAAAGCCTGCGCCTACCATTTTACCGGTTACCACCCGACTAACTTTTTATTTATGCAATGCGAAAGGCTTGCCCTACGAAGGGCATCAATCAAAACCTTGTCCGACACTGAAATTATTGGATGCCCTTACCAATTTTGCCCATAGGTTTTATTGTCACTAAATAAAACATTTTATAAAAATGTGGAGAGGCTCAGCGCAATTGACTCTTGACATTCTTGCAATTATATATATAATATTCAAATTAAAATTTTGGGGGAATAGCCCCAGATTAGTTTAAATTAATGATTTGGGAAAATAGAGCAAAGGAGTGCGTATGTTTGGAAAAAAGAAGAGAGTGGTCGGTCTTGATATTGGGTCAAGCCAAACCAAGGTAGTAGAACTTCTTCCCGGCAAGACCAAGAGATTATTAAATTACGGTATTTCCAAAATCTTGCCGGATGCAATTGTGGAAGGTGAGATTATCGACCGTGAAGCAGTTCTGGACTCAATAAAAACGCTTTTTGAGACTAGGAACATCACCACTCGGGATGTGGTGATTGGTTTAGCAGGTAGGGATGTGATAATAAAAAGAATCGTAATGGACCGCCTCAGTGAAGCCGAGACCCGGGAACAGATAAAATGGGAGGCGGAACAATATGTACCCTTTGATATCAATGAAGTATCTCTTGATTTTGATGTGGTCAATCCGAATTACGGTGAAAATCAGCAAGAAGTGGTGTTGGTTGCAGCAAAGAACGAACTCATAAACAACCTCACAGCCCTTTTAAAGGAAATAAATTTAAATCCTGTGATCATTGACACCGCGGCATTTGCGCTCCAGAATGCCTTTGAATACAACTATCAACCCAGTCCCGATGAGCTCATCGCCTTGGTTAATATCGGGGCGGGCATGACGATAATCAATGTTATAAAGGGTGGTTCCTCATTGCTTGCTCGTGATGTTTATTACGGTGTCAACTCTTATATCAATAAGTTGCAGAAAGAGATCGGTTTTAACTATGAGGATGCCGCAAATGCCGTAAAAGGAACAATTCCGGTGGGAGCCTCGAGCGATTCAATCCACGCAGTTTTTGAGTCCTTTGTTAATGACCTGAGCACACAGATTGAGAGAAGTCTACAATTTCTTTCTACGGTGACCGGAGAAGAACGTGTGAACAAGATGTACATAACCGGTGGGGGTGCACTAATTGCAAATATGGTTGATTACCTGAAACGAAGATTGAATATGAATGTAGAAATTTTCAATCCCTTTAAGAACATTTTATATGACCCCTCCATCTTTGCACCCGAAGGGGTTGAGGTTGTGGGACCGCTTCTTACTCAGGCTGTCGGACTTGCATTAAGGGGGGACTAATGATAAAAATAAATCTATCGCCTAGCCCTAAAAAGGCGAAAGCGCCAAAGGCAAAAGCCGCAAAACCCGGGGCCCCAGCCATTAAGTTACCCGCCGTGAAATTGGGTGCCCTTTATATCCTGGGAATTGCGGTGGTTGTGATCATTATCGCGCTATTTCTGATTATACAATCGAGTAAGATTGGTGGATTAAACCGTGATATTACCCAATTACAGACGAAACTTGATGAATTAAAAGTGTATGTCGCCACGGTGGATAGCTTGAAAAAACGCGAGAAGGAATTAATGACCCTCCTCAGCCCAATTAAAGAACTAAATAGGAATAGATTTCTTATTGCTCACATCCTCGATGAGATATCTGCACGCCTCCCAGAATTCACATGGCTGACAATGCTCAATGTTTCTTCCCAGAACATTGACATCAAGGGCACGACTGCATCGAATCTACTCGTTGCGGAATTTATGAATCGTCTGGAGGAATCACCCTACATTGGCAATGTCGACCTCACGGTTCTGGAAAAAAAGACTGTGGAGAAACAGGAGATGATGGAGTTTACCTTAACCGCAAATGTTAAGATTGATTCAGCAGGAGGTACAAGATGAATTTAAAGGAGACAAAAACCCAACAGGCGATTGCGTTTTTTATTATTTTGATAATTGTGCTCGTGCTCTTTTTCAAACTCCCCTATGCTGCGAATCAGAAAAAGATTGAAGCCCTTACCGCAAGAAAAGATTCATTGCAGATAAAAGTTCAGGAAGCCGAAGCGGCGAAAGCCCGGCTCCCGGAATTGCAGGCGACGATTGCCCGACTGGAAGCCGAATGGGAAGTGGCGAAAGAGATGTTGCCTCAGGAAAAAGAGATTCCAAAATTGATTCAGCAGATCTCTAATTCGGGTACCAAAGCGGGTGTCAGTTTTCTTTTATTCAAACCTGGTGGCCCGGTGGCGAGACAGAATTATTCCGAGATTCCTGTTCAGATAAAGGTGGCTTGTGGCTATCATCAACTGGGGAGATTTCTTTCCAATCTCGGCAATCTTCCCCGGATTGTTAATGTGCCTTCGGTGAAGATCGTTCCGGGGAAGGATCGAAGCACCGAAGCCGAATTGCAGGCAATTACTTACACTGTGGCTAAAACACAGGAGGTGCCAAGTGGTATTCCACGCCGTCGCTAATCTTATCTGTGTTTTATTAATTTTTAATCAGACACCCGCCGCCGATTCGCTATTCCCGGTAGAGAAGTATAACTATGAACCCGCTGGTCGGAGGGATCCCTTCGTTCCTTTGCTCGGGCTCGAATTGGGTGGTGGTAAGACTGGCCATTTAAGTCCGGAAAATTTGCGTCTCATCGGGATTTTGTGGGGAGACCGCGGGTACTATGCACTGGTAAAAGATGGCCAGGACAATGGTTACATTTTAAAGCGTGGCGACCGCGTTGCCGGTGGTCATGTTAGTGAAATTAATAATCAGGCAATAGTTTTTGAAATCATGCATGCCGGAGTTGTGACCAAGTATGAATTACGACTCCAAGAGGGAAAAGAAAGGAGGTAAATTATGAAATTTTTGTTAACAATTCTTTCAATTCTCGCACTGCTCAATGGAACAATCATCAAGGATATAGTGGTAAAATCGGAAGGAGTTAATACCAAATTGGTCATTGAATCCGATGGTCCTTTCATCGCCAATGCATTCAGTTTGAAGGATCCCTCAAGATTGGTTGTTGACTGTTCAGGGGTTTCCAGTGCGCTCACCGGTAGAAGTTATGTTCTCAATAGCGGCGGGATAAAAGAGATCTCCATCACTGGCTTTGCCGGGCAACCCGACTTGGTCCGGGTAGTCGCCAAACTGAATCAGGATTATTCTTTTTTAACCACCACTGAAGGTAACAATTTTATCGTAACCTTGCTCACCGGACTCACAGCACCTATCCCCACCTGGCAGGCTTTGACAGCCCAGGCGATGAGCACCGTCCCCACCGAAGCACCTCCACCGGTAGTTCCTACTGCCCGGCCACCAGTAAGTATCACAGGCCGGCCGATCAGCATCGACCTTGAAAATGCCGATATTTTAACCGTTTTGCGGGCACTCTCTGAGTATGCTGGGGTGAACATTGTCGCGGGAAAGGATGTAAAGGGAACGGTTACGGTGAGATTGCATAATGTTCCTTGGAAACAGGCATTGGAGATAATTCTACGAGCAGCTGGGTATGCATACCGTGAGGATCCTGGTGTGATTCGGGTCGATACCGCAGAAAACCTTGATAAACAAGATTTTGATCTGCCTCTTATTTCTAACATCTATAAACTGGAATTTGCTAATCCTTCTGAGATGTTAAATAAAATACAGGCGATGCTTTCACCCAAGGGTAAGGCAAATGTCGATGAACGGACGAATTCGGTGGTTGTGACGGATGTGGAGCCGATTCACGAAAAGATTAAACAGTTGGTCAAACTTCTCGACACCCCGACACCTCAAGTAGAAATTATGGCGAAGGTGGTGGATATCGATGCCTCGCAGTCTCAGGGATTGGGTATCAACTGGACACTCAAAGGGCTGGAAAGCAGACTTTTGAGAGTTGATGTGACAAGTAATCCCACCCCAGCAATCGCGGGTTATGGGGTTTTCAATGTTGGTACGGTTCCATCCTTGGCCCAGGTAAATGCTACAATAAACATGCTCGAAGAGAAGGGCAAGGCAAATACCATCTCAGCACCACGGGTTTCAGCAGTGGATAACAAAAAGGCATCAATACTCGGTGGTCAGCGTTTCGGTATCCCAACCCGAGATATGGCAGGTAATACGGTTATTCAATTCTATACCGTGGGTACAAAACTGGAAGTTACTCCTCACATCAATTCCCTCGAAGAAATAACGATGGAGATCCATGCTGAGGTAAGTGAATTAGACCGTGCTTCAGCCCTTGCCGGACGTCCGATAATCACCACTTCCGAGGCCGATACCAGGGTTTTGGTGAAAGATGGGAATACCGTGGTCATCGGTGGTTTTATCCGAAAGAAAGAAACAAAGAATGTGCGGGGGATACCGATTCTTAAAAATATTCCCATCATCGGTGCTTTATTCCGTGAGACGACAACAACTTACGAAGACCGCGAGTTGTTGATATTTATTACGCCCACGATAATTAAATAAGAAACATAAATCATAACTTTATTAGACGCCCCCGAAGCACATCCGTGTGCTTCGGGGGATTCGCTAAAAAATGAAGATTTTAACGGGAATCTATAAAGGTAGGAACATTAAGACTGCTCCAACCGGAATCAGACCGACGAAAGCGATAGTTCGTGCAGCAGTATTCAATATCCTTGGCGACTTGGTTATTGATGCCTCAGTGCTTGATATCTTTGCCGGAACTGGAGCGATGGGTATTGAAGCCCTTTCCCGTGGAGCAAGATTTTGTGTTTTCATCGAAAAAGATCCCCATGTTCTTTTCAAAAATATTAAGATGTTAAAACTCCAGAAGCAAGTGAGGGTAATAAAACAGGATTTTCGGCCGGGTTTAAAGAAGATCAAGGATATGAATTTTGATATTGTGTTTATTGATCCACCTTACCAGAGAAGATATCTTACAGAGGTCTTAAAGATCCTGCTCTTTTTAAATCTTATCACCAAAGGAAGTGTTGTGGTTGCAGAATATTCGGGTTTCAATCTTCCATCCATCCCTGAGGAATATTCCATAATAAAGACCAAACGGTATGGTGAAACAATAGTTTCTTTTTTAAAATTAAAGGAGAGTGAATGATGAGAAAGGCGGTCTATGCCGGAACATTTGATCCCATCACCTACGGTCATGTAGATGTGATAAACCGGGCAATAAGGATTTTTGATAAGATAATCGTGGGTGTCAGTGCCCGTCCAAAAAAAACACTATTCACCCTTGAGGAGAGAATCGATATGATACAGGAGATATTTAAAAATAATCCTCGCGTGACCGTTAGGGGTTTTTCTTCGTTGTTAGTGGAATTTGTTGAGTCGGTATCGGCCCGGACGATAATTCGGGGAATCCGTGCGGTTTCTGATTTTGATTATGAATTTCAGATGGCGCTGATGAACCGGAAATTGAATCCAGATATCGAAACCCTTTTTTTGATGCCTTCAGAGAATTATATCTTTATCAGTTCTTCGTTAGTCAAAGAAATTGCGGCGCTGGGTGGAGATGTCTCAAAACTGGTGCCACCGCCTGTGAAAAAAAGATTGATGGAGAAGTTTAATATTAAACCTTGATGCTGCGTTCAAGGAACATATGTCTTTTAATCTTTTGTGTCGTGGTCTTAGGAAATTCTTCTTCTCGGATTTCAAACTTGGTGATGCGTTTATAAGGGGGCAAATCCTCATTGACCTTTTTTATTTCTTCCCGAATTAAATTCTCAATATCATTAAATTGTAAATTGAGGTTGTGGGTAATGCTATATTCTTCAAGCAGTTCGTAATCGGGAAAGATTAAAGCGCAAACTTCTTCTTTTTTGGTGCAGGCATCGATTCGGGGAACGACCAGAACCTCTTTTATCCATTTGCTCGTCAGCAATTTTTCTTCTAACTCTTCAGGAATTATATTTTTGCCGGAGGCGGTCACGATCAAACTTTTCTTTCGTCCTGTGATATGAATGTATCCTTCGGCATCGATATAACCCAAATCCCCAGTATAAAGCCAGCCATCCTTTAATACTTCCGCAGTCGCTTCTTTATTATTATAATAGCCGAGCATCACATTAGGCCCTTTCACCATTAATTCCCCTATACCATCTTCATCCGGCTCAGAAATTTTTACTTCAATTCCGGGTAAGGGTTTACCCACGGTTTCGTTTTTGGGGCGATCCGGAGGATTTACTGACACCACGGGCGCGGCTTCGGTCAATCCGTAGCCCTGTAAAATTGGGATACCTAACATTTCCAGACCCCGGGCAACTTTTGCTGATAAAGCAGCTCCTCCAGAGACTGCCAGCCGCAAATTTTCTAATCCCATCTCTTTGCGTATCCGACTGAAGAATGGTCGGCGCAAGAATTTAAAAATAGAAGTAACACCACTCATAGTGGTGAATAACAATTTAGCTGGCAGGGGAGCTCTGGCGATTTTACGTTCTACACCCGCAAGAAATTTTTCAAACAAAAGGGGAACTGCAATTAGACATGTAACTTTTGCCTCTTTAAAAGTGGCAATTAGCTCGTTGGGTTTTAGACTCGGGGGATAATAAATGGATACCCCCCGATATAGAGGATATAAGAATCCGCAGGTGGCTTCAAAAGTGTGGTGCATAGGGATTATTGAGACAAAGGTATCTGTAGGATAAACCGGGATGACCTTTTCTATTGATTGGAGGTTGGCGATGATATTCTTATGACTGAGCATGACTGCCTTTGCCAGTCCAGTGGTTCCAGATGTGAAGATTAAGACCGCCAGGGCATCAGGTTCGATCTTGATTGAATGTTCCCCGGTTGGGGTGGGGAGTTTCTTGATCTCTTCCATACTTATGATCCATTTTAACCTCTTGAGGTCGCCTTTAAGCCCAACGATTTTGTATTTATGGAGTTCCGAGACCAACACACCCTTTGCCTCACTCTCACGAAGGATATGGAGCAATTCCGCTTCGGAATGCAGGGCATCAAGAGGGACACAAACAAGACCCGCACGCAAAATTCCCAGATAACTGATTGCCCATTCCGGACTGTTTTCACCTAAGATGGCAAAACGCTCTTTAGGTTTTAAACCAAGATGGAGGAGATACTGCTGGAGTGCGAGGACGCGGTCTTTTAATTGGGCATAGGTATAAACTGTATTGCCCTTCTTTAAGGCGATTTTTTCTGGATAATTTTTAACCGAGTGTTCGAATATCTCACCGAGGGTTTTCATCCACACTCCCCAAAATCATAATATTATCCCGCCCTTTTTTTAACAAAATCGGTATCAATTCGTCTACCCGATATTTTTCGCGCAAAAGAAAAAATTCCAAAAGCATGGGAAGATTGACACCACAAATAATCTTTAAATTTTTGTTTTCTCTCAGAATATTAAGACATGAGATTGCACAACTGCCTCCGGGTAAGTCGACAAAGACGATTTTTTCGTCTCCATCCGAACCCAACGATTTTTTTAACAATTCAGTCAAAGTACTGCAGGATAAGTTTTCATTGGAGAATACTTCGACCATCTCCTGTTTGCCGAGAATCTTTTCCACAGTATTTAGCAGCGCCTGTGCAAGGTTTCCATGACCAATTATTACACCTTTAATCATTCAATATCCTCGTCAAAATGGACACTGGGAACTTCCCTTTTTAGAAGTAGGCGGCGCAATTCTTCGTTGTATTCCCGGGCAACATTTATACCCCTTAACTCCAGGAGATAGTTCATTGCTACAACTTCGGCGATAACCGAAATATTCTTCCCCGGGGTAAGGGGTAACTTGATATAAGGAATTGCCACGCCCAGAATCTTTTTAGTTTTTTTGGTCAGGCCCAATCTCTCATACTCACCTTTTGTCTCGGACCAGTAAACGAGTTCGATGATTATTTCAATCCTTTTGCGAAGGCGGACGGCTTTTACTCCAAAGATCCGAAAGATATCAACAATCCCCACCCCACGGATTTCAAGGTGATGTTTAAGCTTATCGCTTTTTT from candidate division WOR-3 bacterium includes these protein-coding regions:
- a CDS encoding PilN domain-containing protein, which codes for MIKINLSPSPKKAKAPKAKAAKPGAPAIKLPAVKLGALYILGIAVVVIIIALFLIIQSSKIGGLNRDITQLQTKLDELKVYVATVDSLKKREKELMTLLSPIKELNRNRFLIAHILDEISARLPEFTWLTMLNVSSQNIDIKGTTASNLLVAEFMNRLEESPYIGNVDLTVLEKKTVEKQEMMEFTLTANVKIDSAGGTR
- the pilO gene encoding type 4a pilus biogenesis protein PilO, whose amino-acid sequence is MNLKETKTQQAIAFFIILIIVLVLFFKLPYAANQKKIEALTARKDSLQIKVQEAEAAKARLPELQATIARLEAEWEVAKEMLPQEKEIPKLIQQISNSGTKAGVSFLLFKPGGPVARQNYSEIPVQIKVACGYHQLGRFLSNLGNLPRIVNVPSVKIVPGKDRSTEAELQAITYTVAKTQEVPSGIPRRR
- a CDS encoding T9SS type A sorting domain-containing protein, translating into MGYLLMGFMILAASRGHETKVGQTIVWSFETGWQDWTHTSSYQFPNAWGIASSNLYPGWRPPDAQDFCLWFDDASAGPGAPVFKDTALSPLIVPDSTTTWLKWGVTYNFFGGAERLEMGIKYFDDSTWRVVPLRIYTSDVLGQWDSADVSAYKIYPKIQVYVYYDDGGGWQWYGAIDNVTINGMLYIPDHDVGTIAILQPPENLLPHTIYHPTAIFKNFGGNQEVFQGHFQIDSSGIVIYHRIQNVTLYPGADTTITFDEWRSGVNVGMSYLFKAFTVLTSDMNPLNDTLVKTGIVNQTFWEILPAQFPQPSSGHSLATLHNGRYMVFGLNTSAGYTHQTWIYEINSDQWIAGPINPYGCGAYGTAQGVRGKYYRIGGTDSWPTPIARVEIYDPVSSQWTRGADCPMANIDMVSGVYKDSLIFTFGGGNWGGIVLPHTNVYFYDTYLDNWSQATNIPGPGRGCAAGGIIDTFAIVACGYDGSAVYRSDYIVGRINPNNCAQINWSTPALIPGMVGRYRVPSGIDRINKELWLVCGQITGGTSDEIWSYNPYTNTWTNWNRPKPHPVGNVSPIVVTLTALGDLGIFIASGYLGGTLISEHEVFHTGYSPGIEENFSLEKNPSQVLIKLPNPTGAHVPITYTTTKTGTVTLHIYDVTGRLVRRLVNRVHEPAGAKTVYWDGEDDHKRCVPGGIYFIKLEAENRVISKKFVLIR
- a CDS encoding thymidine phosphorylase, whose product is MGYNFLDILIKKRNGEKLDASEIESLINDYTAGLIPDYQFAAFLMAVYFQGMDFEETTFLTKAMLQSGSILDLSDIKLPKIDKHSTGGVGDKISLILTPLVASCGICIPMISGRSLGHTGGTLDKLEAIPKFRTDLSLTEFKKQLKTINAGFIGQTQEIAPADRLIYSLRDVTATVESIPLITASIMSKKLAENLDGLVLDVKFGNGAFMKDYKKAKQLAHYLVQTGKKFGVKTIAVLTDMNDPLGAYVGNALEVMEAIECLKGKGPPDLMELTFTLALLMLKLAEVKGGTRLLKEKIVRGEALRKFKEIIIAQGGDAQVIEDYGRLPIAQKRRLFHAQKSGYIQRIDTQKLGILATKLGAGRLKKEDQIDPGCGFRIYKKTGARVDKGEPLVEIFSDDKQKAEAILNELPSVFLIGKKPNYRYLIREIIR
- a CDS encoding HD-GYP domain-containing protein encodes the protein MAPSLFTLPALVLLFFINLALGYLCLNLKDSKRFCRVLPFFLSGFFTVLCQLLLECNDIPAQAIVFVRMQYLGFWSYFITVPLLVNALTESDLKPWIKWSLGVFALTSIMTLFTGAIITSEPILYHNYYFAQLGRFYPIFASLLFVVCILSYRNIFIYANKLEDRALQIIMPVGLGLCLLCGLLDYGGKLRGSPLLPGFENTFSLGMVIISLSFGIFILVNYARLIREYHRSLANLEFLLQKNVKSFDEFVQLIARTIDAKDKYTAGHSLRVAEYAVRIARRLNLEERQIELLRKACLLHDIGKIGIPDGVLNKKSPLTDKERSYIFRHPILGKEILSQMSEFHEILDIIYFHHEHYNGSGYPHGLKEDEIPLLARILAVADAYDAMLSERPYRPPKTKLEAIKELLNFSGKQFDPYVVEKFIESLYQENCEISPDNLPD
- the pilM gene encoding type IV pilus assembly protein PilM, with product MFGKKKRVVGLDIGSSQTKVVELLPGKTKRLLNYGISKILPDAIVEGEIIDREAVLDSIKTLFETRNITTRDVVIGLAGRDVIIKRIVMDRLSEAETREQIKWEAEQYVPFDINEVSLDFDVVNPNYGENQQEVVLVAAKNELINNLTALLKEINLNPVIIDTAAFALQNAFEYNYQPSPDELIALVNIGAGMTIINVIKGGSSLLARDVYYGVNSYINKLQKEIGFNYEDAANAVKGTIPVGASSDSIHAVFESFVNDLSTQIERSLQFLSTVTGEERVNKMYITGGGALIANMVDYLKRRLNMNVEIFNPFKNILYDPSIFAPEGVEVVGPLLTQAVGLALRGD